In Cupriavidus taiwanensis, the following proteins share a genomic window:
- a CDS encoding NAD(P)/FAD-dependent oxidoreductase: MSTATPATAPATAPVTSTDVLIVGAGPVGLFAAFQAGVLGLKCELIDVLDRAGGQCTELYPEKPIYDIPAVPGCLAQDLVDRLLEQCAPFDFPMHFGQRAESVAEIPAPVAPEGHAGHERLLVTTDGGKRFDVAAVLVCAGAGAFAPQRVSLPEAPALEGRHVHYAVRDVSHFAGKRVIVAGGGDSALDWALALRKVAARVTLLHRREGFRAADGTVAEMRRAVAEGEMDFVVGMLGALRTEGADGGLSEVEIRTRDGSTVLPAEELVALYGLVSEPGPIAQWDMDMRAGRVLVDTTTYESSRRGIFAAGDIAFYPNKQKLILSGFHEAALALRKAYHYAFPEKALVHVHTSNNAALKEKLTHA; this comes from the coding sequence ATGTCCACCGCTACTCCAGCCACCGCTCCCGCCACCGCCCCGGTCACCAGCACCGATGTCCTGATCGTCGGTGCCGGCCCGGTCGGCCTGTTCGCCGCGTTCCAGGCCGGCGTGCTCGGCCTTAAATGTGAACTGATCGATGTGCTCGACCGCGCCGGCGGCCAGTGCACCGAGCTGTATCCGGAAAAACCGATCTACGACATTCCCGCCGTGCCCGGATGCCTGGCACAGGACCTGGTGGACCGGCTGCTGGAGCAATGCGCCCCGTTCGACTTCCCGATGCACTTCGGCCAGCGCGCCGAAAGCGTCGCCGAAATCCCGGCGCCAGTAGCGCCGGAAGGCCATGCCGGGCACGAGCGCCTGCTGGTGACGACCGACGGCGGCAAGCGCTTCGATGTGGCCGCGGTGCTGGTCTGCGCCGGCGCGGGCGCGTTCGCGCCGCAGCGCGTGTCGCTGCCCGAGGCGCCGGCGCTGGAGGGCCGCCACGTGCACTACGCCGTGCGCGATGTCTCGCACTTCGCCGGCAAGCGCGTGATCGTCGCCGGCGGCGGCGACTCGGCGCTGGACTGGGCGCTGGCGCTGCGCAAGGTCGCCGCGCGCGTGACGCTGCTGCACCGGCGCGAGGGCTTCCGCGCCGCCGACGGCACCGTCGCCGAGATGCGCCGCGCGGTGGCCGAGGGCGAGATGGACTTCGTGGTCGGCATGCTGGGCGCATTGCGCACCGAAGGTGCGGACGGCGGCCTCAGCGAAGTCGAAATCCGTACCCGCGACGGCAGCACCGTGCTGCCCGCCGAGGAACTGGTGGCGCTGTACGGGCTGGTGTCCGAGCCCGGCCCGATCGCGCAGTGGGATATGGATATGCGCGCCGGCCGCGTCCTGGTCGACACCACCACTTACGAAAGCTCGCGCCGCGGCATCTTCGCCGCCGGCGATATCGCGTTCTATCCCAACAAGCAGAAGCTGATCCTGTCGGGATTCCACGAGGCCGCGCTGGCGCTACGCAAGGCTTACCACTACGCGTTCCCGGAAAAGGCGCTGGTGCACGTGCACACCAGCAACAACGCCGCGCTGAAGGAAAAGCTCACCCACGCCTGA
- a CDS encoding 3',5'-nucleoside bisphosphate phosphatase, whose amino-acid sequence MQNAHAINADLHCHSTVSDGTLAPRAVAQIARDAGVAFWALTDHDELGGQAEARAAAEEFGMRYVPGVEISVTWAGQTVHIVGLQIDPFCPELIDGLTETRSGRARRARDIADALARVGIDGAYEGALQYVGNPDLISRTHFARWLVDQGRCASIGDVFSEYLSEGRPGYVGHRWASLAEAVGWIRTAGGIAVMAHPGRYHYTDTQHDALFDEFTALGGGAVEVVTGSHTPDQYRRYAEVARHYGLLASRGTDFHGPGEGRVELGTLPPLPPTVTPVWHDW is encoded by the coding sequence ATGCAAAACGCCCACGCCATCAATGCCGACCTGCATTGCCATTCCACCGTTTCCGACGGCACGCTTGCGCCGCGCGCCGTGGCGCAGATCGCCCGCGACGCGGGGGTTGCGTTCTGGGCGCTGACCGACCACGACGAGCTGGGCGGGCAGGCCGAGGCACGCGCCGCCGCGGAGGAATTCGGCATGCGCTATGTGCCGGGCGTCGAGATCTCGGTGACCTGGGCCGGGCAGACCGTGCATATCGTCGGGCTGCAGATCGACCCGTTCTGCCCGGAACTGATCGATGGCCTGACCGAGACCCGCTCGGGTCGCGCACGCCGCGCGCGCGATATCGCCGATGCGCTGGCCAGGGTGGGCATCGACGGTGCCTATGAAGGGGCCCTGCAGTACGTGGGCAACCCGGACCTGATCTCGCGCACGCATTTCGCGCGCTGGCTGGTCGACCAGGGCCGCTGCGCCAGCATCGGCGATGTCTTCAGCGAGTACCTGTCGGAAGGGCGTCCGGGCTATGTCGGCCACCGCTGGGCCAGCCTGGCCGAGGCGGTGGGCTGGATCCGCACCGCCGGCGGCATCGCGGTGATGGCGCACCCGGGCCGCTACCACTACACCGACACCCAGCACGACGCGCTGTTCGATGAATTCACGGCACTGGGCGGCGGCGCGGTCGAGGTGGTGACCGGCAGCCATACGCCCGACCAGTACCGCCGCTACGCCGAGGTGGCGCGGCACTACGGCTTGCTCGCTTCGCGCGGCACGGACTTCCACGGGCCCGGCGAGGGCCGGGTGGAACTCGGCACGCTGCCGCCGCTGCCGCCCACGGTCACGCCGGTCTGGCACGACTGGTAG
- a CDS encoding L-threonylcarbamoyladenylate synthase, producing the protein MSQYFEIHPLNPQSRLLKQAAQILQKGGLVALPTDSSYALACRLDDKAAVERLRRLRGIDDRHHLTLMCRDLSELGNFARVDNRQYRWLKGATPGPYVFILEATKEVPRRLSHPARKTIGVRVPEHAIPLALLGETGEPLISATLQLPGDEAPLNDPAQIRARLEKQLDLVVDGGPAPAQPTTVIDLTGGEPELVRAGRGDIARFGL; encoded by the coding sequence ATGTCCCAGTACTTCGAGATCCATCCGCTCAACCCGCAGTCGCGCCTGCTCAAGCAGGCCGCCCAGATCCTGCAGAAGGGCGGGCTGGTGGCGCTGCCGACCGACTCCAGCTATGCGCTGGCGTGCCGGCTCGACGACAAGGCCGCGGTCGAGCGCCTGCGCCGGCTGCGCGGCATCGACGACCGCCACCACCTGACGCTGATGTGCCGCGACCTGTCCGAGCTCGGCAACTTTGCCCGCGTCGACAACCGCCAGTACCGCTGGCTCAAGGGCGCCACGCCGGGCCCGTACGTGTTCATCCTGGAGGCGACCAAAGAGGTGCCACGGCGGCTGTCGCACCCGGCGCGCAAGACCATCGGCGTGCGCGTGCCCGAGCATGCCATCCCGCTGGCGCTGCTGGGCGAGACCGGCGAGCCGCTGATCTCGGCGACGCTGCAGCTGCCGGGCGACGAAGCACCGCTCAACGATCCGGCGCAGATCCGGGCGCGGCTGGAAAAACAGCTCGACCTGGTGGTGGACGGCGGGCCGGCCCCCGCGCAGCCGACCACGGTGATCGACCTGACTGGCGGCGAGCCCGAACTGGTCCGCGCCGGCCGCGGCGACATCGCCCGCTTCGGCCTCTGA
- a CDS encoding site-2 protease family protein: protein MDSSLIQTFAVYALPVLFAITLHEASHGYVAKLFGDSTAYALGRVSLNPIRHIDPIGTIAVPLLLYIMTSGQFVFGYAKPVPVVFERLRNPRWHGMWVALAGPASNVVQAFVWVLLAIGLTWGGVREPFFGEMALAGVRVNLVVAAFNLFPVPPLDGGRVLTALLPQGIARAVSRIEPYGIFVVLALVAAGVITTIWMTPVVNVLMSLIELLLRPIVMLLN, encoded by the coding sequence ATGGATTCCTCCCTTATCCAGACCTTCGCGGTCTATGCCCTGCCGGTGCTGTTCGCCATCACGCTGCATGAGGCTTCGCACGGCTACGTGGCCAAGCTGTTCGGCGACAGCACCGCCTATGCCCTCGGGCGCGTCAGCCTGAACCCGATTCGCCATATCGACCCGATCGGCACCATTGCCGTGCCGCTGCTGCTGTACATCATGACCAGCGGCCAGTTCGTGTTCGGCTACGCCAAGCCGGTGCCGGTGGTGTTCGAGCGCCTGCGCAACCCGCGCTGGCATGGCATGTGGGTAGCGCTGGCGGGCCCGGCCAGCAACGTGGTGCAGGCCTTCGTGTGGGTGCTGCTGGCGATCGGGCTGACCTGGGGCGGCGTGCGCGAGCCGTTTTTCGGCGAGATGGCGCTGGCCGGCGTGCGCGTCAACCTGGTGGTGGCGGCCTTCAACCTGTTCCCGGTGCCGCCGCTGGATGGCGGCCGGGTGCTGACCGCGCTGCTGCCGCAGGGCATTGCGCGCGCGGTGTCGCGCATCGAGCCGTACGGCATTTTCGTGGTGCTGGCGCTGGTGGCCGCGGGGGTGATCACCACCATCTGGATGACGCCGGTGGTCAATGTGCTGATGTCCCTGATCGAGCTGCTGCTGCGCCCGATCGTGATGCTGCTCAATTGA
- a CDS encoding class I SAM-dependent methyltransferase → MTLLSHAGIAAPSAWVTRWAHLLRPGARVLDLACGGGRHAAWLAARGHRVLAVDRDADAIAGLHGRPGVIGRVADLEQGGWPLAGEAPFDAIVVANYLHRPLWPHLAAALAPGGYWIYETFAAGNETVGKPSRPDFLLRPGELLEVAHAHGLRVVAYEDGVVEVPKTAFVQRLCAVREAAPAAGAAAPPRYRLDP, encoded by the coding sequence ATGACACTGTTGTCGCACGCCGGCATTGCCGCGCCCTCCGCCTGGGTCACGCGCTGGGCCCATCTGCTGCGCCCGGGCGCGCGGGTGCTGGACCTGGCCTGCGGCGGCGGCCGCCATGCCGCCTGGCTGGCCGCGCGCGGCCACCGGGTGCTGGCGGTCGACCGCGATGCCGACGCCATCGCCGGCCTGCACGGCCGGCCCGGCGTGATCGGGCGCGTGGCCGACCTGGAGCAGGGCGGCTGGCCGCTGGCCGGCGAGGCGCCGTTCGACGCCATCGTCGTCGCCAACTACCTGCACCGGCCGCTGTGGCCGCACCTGGCGGCCGCGCTGGCGCCGGGCGGGTACTGGATCTACGAAACCTTCGCCGCCGGCAACGAGACCGTGGGCAAACCGTCGCGGCCGGATTTCCTGCTGCGCCCGGGCGAGCTGCTCGAGGTCGCGCACGCGCATGGGTTGCGCGTGGTGGCGTACGAGGATGGCGTGGTCGAAGTGCCGAAAACAGCCTTCGTGCAGCGCCTATGTGCGGTGCGCGAGGCGGCGCCTGCGGCTGGTGCGGCCGCGCCGCCACGCTACCGGCTCGATCCCTGA
- the dapA gene encoding 4-hydroxy-tetrahydrodipicolinate synthase encodes MTQITGSIVAIVTPMQEDGSLDFPALRALVDWHVAEGTDAIVIVGTTGESPTVTVEEHCELIRVAVEQAGKRIPIIAGTGGNSTKEAIELTAFAKKVGADASLQVVPYYNKPTQEGMYRHFRTIAEAVDLPVLLYNVPGRTVADMNNETILRLAQVPGIVGVKEATGNIDRAAQLIKGAPEGFAIYSGDDPTAVALILLGGHGNISVTANVAPRKMHEMCAAALKGDVVTARRLHMELIGLNQAMFIEANPIPVKWALQQMGKMAGGIRLPLTPLSEGNHDYVRKALAAAGLLA; translated from the coding sequence ATGACACAGATTACCGGCAGCATCGTTGCCATCGTCACCCCGATGCAAGAGGACGGCAGCCTGGACTTCCCGGCCCTGCGCGCACTGGTCGACTGGCACGTTGCCGAAGGCACCGACGCCATCGTGATCGTGGGCACCACCGGCGAGTCCCCGACGGTGACCGTCGAGGAGCACTGCGAACTGATCCGCGTTGCCGTCGAACAGGCCGGCAAGCGCATCCCGATCATCGCGGGGACCGGCGGCAATTCCACCAAGGAAGCCATCGAGCTGACCGCCTTCGCCAAGAAGGTGGGGGCCGATGCCTCGCTGCAGGTCGTGCCGTACTACAACAAGCCGACCCAGGAAGGCATGTACCGGCATTTCCGCACCATCGCCGAGGCGGTGGACCTGCCGGTGCTGCTGTACAACGTCCCCGGCCGCACGGTCGCGGACATGAACAACGAGACCATCCTGCGCCTGGCGCAGGTGCCGGGCATCGTCGGCGTCAAGGAAGCGACCGGCAATATCGACCGTGCCGCGCAGCTGATCAAGGGCGCACCGGAAGGCTTCGCCATCTACAGCGGCGACGATCCCACCGCGGTGGCGCTGATCCTGCTGGGCGGCCACGGCAATATCTCGGTGACCGCGAACGTGGCGCCGCGCAAGATGCACGAGATGTGCGCGGCGGCACTGAAGGGCGACGTCGTGACCGCGCGCCGCCTGCATATGGAACTGATCGGGCTGAACCAGGCCATGTTCATCGAAGCCAATCCGATCCCGGTGAAGTGGGCGCTCCAGCAGATGGGCAAGATGGCAGGCGGTATCCGCCTGCCGCTGACCCCGCTGTCCGAGGGCAACCACGACTACGTACGCAAGGCACTGGCCGCCGCCGGCCTGCTGGCCTGA
- the bamC gene encoding outer membrane protein assembly factor BamC — protein sequence MKLKLNRRGATQVRRAALVVPVLAAGVLTGCSSLNEAMQPDKIDYKSSASKRTPTLDVPPDLTKLEGDRRYSVPDANGTSTLSTYSQATKVREQSPTENVLPSAQGIRMERDGNQRWLVISNGMRGDQLWQQLRGFWQESGFLLVQDSPETGIMETDWAENRAKIPQDIIRNTIGKVFDGLYSTSERDKFRTRVERAQNGTLEVFISHRGAQEQLTGIDKSSTVWTPRPADPELEAEFLSRLAQRLGVQKEQADRMAKNPTPAGNTAAAAGAAAGTTAAAGAAAGADGATPNKSYLAQVNGAPALQLPEPFDRAWRSVGLSLDRVNFTVEDRDRAQGLYYVRYVDPRNTVDNRGFFSKLFTKPDDPKTAKKYRVSLKGTGSGTLVTVLNDAGQPENGEVGKRILSLLDEQLH from the coding sequence ATGAAACTGAAGCTTAACCGCCGCGGCGCGACGCAAGTCCGCCGCGCCGCCCTGGTTGTGCCCGTGCTTGCTGCCGGTGTGCTGACCGGCTGCAGCAGCCTCAACGAGGCCATGCAGCCCGACAAGATCGACTACAAGTCGTCGGCCTCGAAGCGCACGCCCACGCTAGACGTGCCGCCCGACCTGACCAAGCTGGAAGGCGACCGGCGCTATTCGGTGCCCGATGCCAACGGCACCTCGACGCTGTCGACCTACAGCCAGGCCACCAAGGTGCGCGAGCAATCGCCGACCGAGAACGTACTGCCGTCGGCGCAGGGCATCCGCATGGAGCGCGACGGCAACCAGCGCTGGCTGGTGATCAGCAACGGCATGCGCGGCGACCAGCTGTGGCAGCAACTGCGCGGCTTCTGGCAGGAAAGCGGTTTCCTGCTGGTGCAGGACTCGCCCGAGACCGGCATCATGGAAACCGACTGGGCCGAGAACCGCGCCAAGATCCCGCAGGACATCATCCGCAATACCATCGGCAAGGTGTTCGACGGCCTGTACTCCACCTCCGAGCGCGACAAGTTCCGTACCCGCGTTGAGCGCGCGCAGAACGGCACGCTGGAAGTCTTCATCAGCCACCGTGGCGCGCAGGAACAGCTGACCGGCATCGACAAGTCGAGCACGGTGTGGACCCCGCGCCCGGCCGATCCCGAGCTGGAAGCCGAGTTCCTGTCGCGCCTGGCCCAGCGCCTGGGCGTGCAGAAGGAGCAGGCCGACCGCATGGCCAAGAACCCGACGCCGGCCGGCAATACCGCCGCGGCGGCGGGCGCTGCCGCCGGCACCACGGCCGCCGCGGGGGCCGCTGCCGGCGCCGACGGTGCCACGCCGAACAAGTCGTACCTGGCCCAGGTCAATGGCGCCCCGGCGCTGCAGCTGCCCGAGCCGTTCGACCGCGCCTGGCGCTCGGTGGGGCTGTCGCTGGACCGCGTCAACTTCACCGTCGAAGATCGCGATCGCGCGCAAGGGCTGTATTACGTGCGCTATGTCGACCCGCGCAACACGGTCGACAACCGCGGCTTCTTCTCCAAGCTGTTCACCAAGCCGGACGATCCCAAGACCGCCAAGAAGTACCGCGTCTCGCTCAAGGGCACGGGCAGCGGCACGCTGGTGACAGTGCTCAACGATGCCGGCCAGCCGGAGAACGGCGAAGTCGGCAAGCGCATCCTGTCGCTGCTCGACGAGCAACTGCACTGA
- a CDS encoding MBL fold metallo-hydrolase encodes MMRFAFLGSGSEGNSLLIESREDTTTTRVLLDCGFGIRETARRLERLGVTPDQLDAVLVTHEHGDHVGSAYAFAARHRLTVYASHGTWLATSHLRGADVADVRVCCADHGFAIGGLQVLPYTVPHDAREPVQFVLSDGQARLGVLTDTGMETPYVTARLAGVDALVLECNHDREMLRNSVYPASLKRRIGGDFGHLANEVAASILAQVAHDGLNRVVAAHLSKQNNTRELATGALAAALGARPSEVLVADQDEGLAWQAVRA; translated from the coding sequence ATGATGCGCTTCGCCTTCCTCGGCAGCGGCAGCGAGGGCAACTCGCTGCTGATCGAATCCCGCGAAGACACCACCACTACGCGCGTGCTGCTGGACTGCGGCTTCGGCATCCGCGAGACCGCCCGGCGCCTGGAGCGCCTGGGCGTCACGCCGGACCAGCTCGACGCCGTGCTGGTCACGCACGAGCATGGCGACCATGTCGGTTCGGCCTATGCCTTTGCCGCGCGCCATCGCCTGACGGTCTATGCCAGCCACGGCACCTGGCTGGCCACCTCGCACCTGCGCGGCGCCGACGTGGCCGACGTGCGGGTCTGCTGTGCCGACCATGGCTTCGCCATCGGCGGCCTGCAGGTGCTGCCCTACACCGTGCCGCACGACGCGCGCGAGCCGGTGCAGTTCGTGCTGTCGGACGGGCAGGCACGGCTGGGTGTGCTAACCGATACGGGCATGGAAACGCCTTACGTGACCGCGCGCCTGGCGGGCGTCGATGCGCTGGTGCTCGAATGCAATCATGACCGCGAGATGCTGCGCAATTCGGTCTACCCGGCCTCGCTCAAGCGGCGCATCGGCGGCGACTTCGGCCACCTGGCCAATGAAGTCGCGGCCAGCATCCTGGCGCAGGTAGCCCATGATGGCCTGAACCGCGTGGTGGCGGCCCACCTGAGCAAGCAGAACAATACGCGTGAACTGGCCACCGGGGCGCTGGCGGCGGCGCTGGGCGCAAGGCCGAGCGAAGTGCTGGTGGCGGACCAGGACGAAGGCCTGGCGTGGCAGGCGGTGCGGGCCTGA
- a CDS encoding cupin domain-containing protein has product MNDSALYAQALPPGPVDPDTPLDLLGGMTPAAFMRDVWHRKPLLIRQAVPGIVPPVSRDALFDLADRDDVESRLVTHFRNRWKLAHGPFARENLPGVKTRQWTLLVQGVNLHDAAAAELMGRFRFVPDARLDDVMVSYATDGGGVGPHFDSYDVFLLQVSGRRRWRISSQTSLELIPEMPLKILADFSAEQEWVLEPGDMLYLPPQYAHDGIAEGECMTCSIGFRAPAYRELAGHFLAWLSETVEDNEDLGGRYADAGERAATRPAQLPAGMAKAVAERLKALQWNSQMVSEFLGSHLSEPKPGVEFAEIADMPLRRYATLASRHGVVLAPASIALYDRANFFLNGEAYEPPAELMPWLKKLADNRQLSAQEVENCADLPDLMETFHHWTLEGWLQLGPRL; this is encoded by the coding sequence ATGAACGATTCCGCATTATACGCGCAGGCCCTGCCCCCTGGCCCCGTCGATCCAGACACTCCGCTCGACCTGCTTGGTGGCATGACGCCTGCTGCATTCATGCGGGATGTCTGGCATCGCAAGCCCTTGCTCATTCGACAGGCGGTGCCGGGAATTGTGCCGCCGGTGTCGCGCGATGCGCTTTTCGATCTCGCCGATCGCGACGATGTCGAATCGCGCCTGGTGACGCACTTCCGCAACCGCTGGAAGCTCGCGCATGGTCCATTTGCGCGCGAAAACCTCCCCGGCGTCAAGACCCGCCAGTGGACGCTGCTGGTGCAGGGCGTCAACCTGCACGATGCCGCCGCGGCGGAACTGATGGGCCGCTTCCGCTTTGTGCCCGATGCGCGCCTCGACGACGTGATGGTCAGCTACGCCACCGATGGCGGCGGCGTGGGCCCGCACTTCGACTCGTACGACGTGTTCCTGCTGCAAGTCTCGGGCCGACGCCGCTGGCGCATTTCGTCACAGACCAGCCTCGAGCTGATCCCTGAGATGCCGCTGAAGATTCTTGCCGACTTCAGCGCTGAACAGGAATGGGTGCTGGAACCGGGCGACATGCTGTACCTGCCGCCGCAATATGCGCACGATGGTATTGCCGAAGGCGAATGCATGACCTGCTCGATCGGTTTCCGCGCGCCCGCCTATCGCGAATTGGCCGGACACTTCCTGGCATGGCTGTCAGAAACTGTGGAAGACAACGAGGATCTCGGCGGCCGTTATGCCGATGCCGGCGAGCGCGCCGCGACGCGTCCCGCGCAATTGCCGGCGGGCATGGCCAAAGCGGTGGCGGAACGGCTCAAGGCACTGCAATGGAACAGCCAGATGGTCTCGGAATTCCTCGGCAGCCATCTGTCCGAGCCCAAACCTGGCGTTGAATTTGCAGAGATCGCTGACATGCCGTTGCGCCGTTATGCGACACTGGCGTCCCGGCATGGGGTGGTGCTGGCACCGGCATCGATTGCGCTTTACGACCGGGCCAATTTCTTCCTGAACGGAGAAGCCTACGAGCCGCCGGCCGAATTGATGCCGTGGCTGAAGAAGTTGGCCGATAATCGGCAGCTTAGTGCGCAGGAGGTCGAGAACTGTGCCGATCTGCCCGATTTGATGGAAACCTTCCATCACTGGACCCTGGAAGGATGGTTGCAATTGGGGCCGCGGCTGTAA
- a CDS encoding FKBP-type peptidyl-prolyl cis-trans isomerase, with protein sequence MKIAKNTVVSVMYKLSDAQGNLIEESDEAMVYLHGGYDGTFPKIEEALDGHDTGFETQLQLEPEDAFGDYDADLVKVEPRNRFPEPLEVGMQFEGMPEDGDEEDSVIYTVTDVAEDKVVLDGNHPLAGMALRFWLKVSEVREATAEEVEHGHAHGASGVEVVDEDEDDDTPRTLH encoded by the coding sequence TTGAAAATCGCTAAGAACACGGTGGTGTCCGTGATGTACAAGCTATCGGACGCGCAAGGCAATCTGATCGAGGAGTCAGATGAAGCCATGGTCTATTTGCACGGCGGCTATGATGGCACGTTCCCCAAGATCGAGGAAGCGCTCGACGGCCATGACACCGGCTTCGAGACCCAGTTGCAGCTGGAGCCGGAAGACGCGTTCGGCGACTACGATGCCGACCTGGTAAAGGTCGAGCCGCGCAACCGCTTCCCCGAGCCGCTCGAAGTCGGCATGCAGTTCGAAGGCATGCCCGAGGACGGCGACGAAGAAGACTCCGTCATCTACACCGTGACCGACGTGGCCGAGGACAAGGTCGTGCTGGACGGCAACCATCCGCTGGCCGGCATGGCGCTGCGCTTCTGGCTGAAGGTTTCGGAAGTGCGCGAAGCCACCGCCGAGGAAGTCGAGCATGGCCACGCCCACGGCGCCTCGGGCGTCGAAGTGGTGGACGAAGACGAGGACGACGATACCCCGCGCACGCTGCACTGA